One Mercenaria mercenaria strain notata chromosome 12, MADL_Memer_1, whole genome shotgun sequence DNA segment encodes these proteins:
- the LOC123535243 gene encoding sodium-coupled monocarboxylate transporter 2-like: MPFAVADYLVFFCTIGISFAIGVFFGVWERKRNTPVDYFLAGRNSRTWPVALSFVVTFQSSLMILGFPAEGYAYGIGVAYYVVGVSVAYMFAALFIVPVFHPLKLTSVNEYFRLRYGNNVVRYMTLIAGMIYSLFYMATVMVGTCVALDIVLGIPFWGTILAYTFVTTIYTSVGGIKAVIWTDVFQLLVMVTGMIAVLVKSTTGAGGVEKVFEYAKDRIGSTDFRLNPTIRYTVWNTSSGSFSTYLYITLMQPAMQRVYSTPTVKTARNLYFISAPFYSVFMLMAAFEGATIFAYYMAKRCDILGAGIVDNINGILPFAVLDLFQQLPGLAGLFTASLSSAALSTMSSCLSSLSAVTYEDIIKIKFPDMHPYKATKLSKLLVLMYGLIAMGLAFAVSLIPGSVVAIFDSFMGCLDGPIAAIYLLSMMYRKATTKGVITGAICGSAIAFWLNIGSHFSEVPTYPYLPSGPTDQCGIYGKSGFSNVSAHAFYHFTDNLTSLTVNQQMIISTIATDENARNLSVLETIYSISFVLFSLISMVTSIVIGFLVSLCTSPPEKLDGRCLFSFKKHVIEELRVQKSSSASTAGADTDTDEVTNVMMKDEAF; the protein is encoded by the coding sequence ATGCCGTTCGCGGTAGCTGACTATTTAGTTTTCTTTTGTACGATTGGAATTTCGTTTGCAATCGGTGTTTTCTTTGGAGTATGGGAGAGGAAAAGAAATACACCTGTGGACTATTTTCTTGCTGGCAGGAACTCTAGAACATGGCCTGTAGCATTGTCATTTGTCGTGACATTTCAGTCGTCCTTAATGATTCTTGGATTTCCCGCAGAAGGATATGCATATGGCATTGGAGTTGCGTATTATGTTGTTGGAGTAAGTGTCGCTTACATGTTTGCTGCTTTGTTCATTGTTCCTGTCTTCCATCCTCTGAAACTAACAAGCGTGAATGAATATTTCCGCTTACGATATGGAAACAATGTTGTTCGGTATATGACTCTGATTGCTGGAATGATATATAGTTTATTCTACATGGCAACAGTGATGGTTGGTACATGCGTTGCTCTCGATATTGTTCTTGGAATTCCTTTCTGGGGGACAATACTTGCTTATACTTTTGTCACTACAATATATACTTCAGTTGGAGGCATTAAGGCGGTGATTTGGACAGATGTATTTCAGCTTCTAGTGATGGTTACTGGAATGATAGCTGTTCTTGTTAAATCAACAACCGGAGCTGGAGGAGTAGAAAAAGTTTTTGAATATGCTAAAGACAGAATTGGTTCGACTGACTTCAGACTTAATCCAACAATACGTTACACAGTTTGGAATACCTCCTCTGGATCGTTCAGTACGTATTTGTATATAACACTTATGCAACCAGCAATGCAAAGAGTTTACTCAACACCAACTGTTAAGACTGCGCGTAATCTGTACTTTATATCCGCGCCGTTTTATAGTGTTTTTATGTTGATGGCAGCATTTGAAGGTGCGACTATATTTGCCTATTATATGGCAAAACGCTGTGACATTTTAGGCGCGGGCATTGTAGATAACATCAATGGAATTCTGCCGTTCGCTGTCCTGGACTTATTTCAACAGTTACCCGGATTAGCTGGACTGTTCACGGCTTCTTTATCAAGCGCAGCCCTCAGTACAATGTCATCTTGCCTCAGCAGCCTCTCTGCTGTGACATATGAAGACATTATAAAAATCAAGTTTCCGGACATGCACCCTTATAAAGCCACCAAACTTTCAAAACTGTTAGTTTTAATGTATGGCCTCATTGCAATGGGACTCGCGTTTGCAGTTTCACTTATTCCGGGATCAGTTGTCGCCATATTTGACAGTTTCATGGGATGTCTCGATGGACCAATAGCTGCAATCTATTTGTTATCCATGATGTACCGTAAAGCAACCACCAAAGGAGTTATCACAGGCGCAATATGCGGATCAGCTATTGCATTTTGGTTAAACATTGGGAGCCATTTTTCAGAAGTTCCGACATATCCATATCTTCCATCTGGACCAACCGATCAGTGTGGTATCTATGGTAAATCGGGCTTTTCTAACGTGTCTGCCcatgctttttatcattttacagataaTCTTACATCGCTTACCGTTAATCAACAAATGATAATATCAACGATTGCAACAGATGAAAATGCCCGAAACTTGTCGGTACTGGAGACAATTTACAGTATTTCTTTTGTATTGTTCTCACTAATAAGCATGGTCACCTCAATCGTTATTGGATTTCTTGTAAGTCTGTGTACAAGCCCACCTGAAAAGCTTGATGGGCGATGTCTGTTCTCATTTAAGAAACACGTTATTGAGGAATTACGCGTACAAAAGTCCTCATCTGCTTCTACTGCGGGAGCTGATACTGACACAGATGAAGTAACAAATGTCATGATGAAAGATGAGGCATTTTGA